AGGACGGCGGGGAACAGCAGCAGCCCCAGCAATGCCAGCCGCCAATGCATCACACCCAGCGCCGCGCCCGATGCCAGCCCGGCAAGCGCCGCCACGGTGAAAATCAGCAACATCGACGCTTTCGCTGTGGTTCGCGGGACGGCGCGGCCGACATAGTACGGCACGACCGGCGGGCCGGGCATTCCGGCAAATCCGGTCAAAAGCCCGCTCGACAGGCCCGTGAACACGGTCGTTGCCGGGCCCGGTGGGGCGGCTGCGCGGCCCGAACGCAGTATCGCGAAGAAGGCAGAGATTGCCACCAGAGCGATCAGCATGCGTGCCATCGGGGCGGGTGTGATGGCGAGCAGCGCGAGGCCGGGCGCGGTGGCGATCGCGACAAGTACGGAGATCGCCACGGCCGACCGTTCGGCATCGCGCAGCAGCCGCGGCGCTTCGCTCAGCCCGACAAGTAGGGCGACCGCGTTGGTCACAAGAACCGCCTCCACCGGCGTCAGCGCGAGCGCCAGCACCGGGACGAGGATGATCGCCATTCCGAAGCCCGCCACCCCGCGCACGAACGCCCCGGCAAATGTGATCGCCAGCGCGATCGCGATCTCCGGCCAGGTAAATCCTGCGAGCAGATCCACTGCGCGATCTAGCGCAGATCGGGCGGTGTGGCTTCCTCCGCCAGCATGGAAAGCGCCTCGTCCAGCGACATCACTTTCTGCTGCTGCTGGCCCAGGGTGCGCACGGCGACCGTGCCTTCCTCCGCCTCGCGCTTGCCCACCACCAGCAGGTGCGGAACCTTGGCCAGCGAATGCTCGCGCACCTTGTAGTTGATCTTCTCGTTCCTCAGGTCGCTTTCGGCCCGGATATCGGTGGCAGTCAGCTTCTCGAGGACTTCGCCGGCATAGCCGTCGGCATCCGAAACGATCGTCGCGACGACGGCCTGCGTCGGGGCGAGCCAGACCGGCAGGCGCCCGGCGTAGTGTTCGATCAGGATGCCGATGAACCGTTCGTAGGAGCCGAAGATCGCGCGGTGCAGCATGACCGGGCGATGCTTCTCCCCATCTTCGCCGACATATGTCGCGTCGAGCCGTTCGGGCAGGACGCGGTCGGACTGGATCGTGCCGACCTGCCAGGTGCGGCCGATCGCGTCGGTCAGGTGCCATTCCAGCTTGGGGGCATAGAACGCGCCTTCGCCGGGCAGTTCCTCCCACCCGTATTCCTCGGTCGCCATGCCGGCATCGACCACCGCCTGGCGCAGCTCCGCTTCGGCCTTGTCCCAGTCGGCGTCGGAGCCGAAGCGCTGCTCGGGCCGCAGGGCGAGCTTGATTTCGTAGGTGAAGCCGAAATCCTTGTAGATCCGGTCGGCCAGCTCGCAGAACTTGCGCACTTCGTCGACGATCTGCGCCTCGGTGCAGAAGATGTGGGCGTCGTCCTGTGTGAACTGGCGCACCCGCATCAGGCCGTGCAGCGCCCCGTGCGGCTCGTTGCGATGGCAGCAGCCGTTCTCGTAGAGGCGCAGCGGCAGGTCGCGATAGCTGGTGATGCCCTGTTTGAAGACGAGCACGTGGGCCGGGCAGTTCATCGGCTTGAGCGCCATCCAGTCGGCGGCGTCAGACACCAGCGGCCCCTCGTCCTCGACATTGGGAACCTCGTCCGGGATCACGAACATGTTTTCGCGATACTTGCCCCAGTGGCCGGACTGTTCCCACTGGCGCGCGTCCATCACCTGCGGCGTCTTGATCTCGCGATAGCCGGCATCGTCGATCGCCCGCCGCATGTAGGATTCCAGCGCCCGCCAGATGCGATAGCCCTGCGGGTGCCAGAAGACGCTGCCGTGGGCTTCTTCCTGCAGGTGGAACAGGTCCATCTCGCGGCCCAGCTTGCGATGGTCGCGCTTGGCGGCTTCCTCCAGCCGCAACAGGTGGGCGTTGAGCTGTTTCTTGTTGAGCCAGCCGGTGCCGTAGATCCGCGTGAGCTGCGCGTTTTTCTGGTCGCCGCGCCAGTAGGCGCCGGCCACCCGCATCAGCTTGAACGCCTGGGGGTCGAGCTTGCCGGTGCTGGCCAGGTGCGGGCCGCGGCACATGTCGAGCCAGGCCCCGTCGCTGCCGGGCTGGCCCGACCAGTAGACGGTCAGTTCCTCGTCTTCGGGCAGTTCCTTCGCCCATTCGGCCTTGAACGTCTCGCCTTCGGATTCCCACTTCTCGATCAGCTGCTCGCGGCTCCAGGCTTCGCGCACCAGCGGCTTGTCGGCGCGGATGATCTCGCGCATCTTCTCCTCGATCGCCGGCAGATCGTCCATCGAGAACGGATCGCGGCTGTCGGGGGCCTTCACGTCGTAATAGAACCCGTCGTCGGTTGCCGGGCCGAACGTGATCTGCGTGCCCGGCCACAGGGCCTGGACCGCCTCCGCCAGGACGTGGGCGTAATCGTGGCGGACCAGCTCCAGCGCCTCGTCCTCGTCGCGCGCGGTGATCAGTGCCAGCTCGGCATCGCCTTCGAACGCGCGGTTGAGATCGCGCACCTCGCCCCCGTCGCCGTGATCGACCCGCGCGGCCAGTGCGGCCTTGGCCAGGCCCGGCCCGATTGCGGCGGCAACATCGGCCGGGGTCGTTCCCGGCTCGACTTCGCGCACCGATCCGTCGGGCAGGCTGATCTTGAGCAGTTCCGTCATCGTTTTCCGTTACCGTTGTTCGCATGCGGCGCCCCCGTCGACACCGATTGAGGTGCCATGGCACAGGCGCGCGCGCGCTTGAAGTGCGACGTTGGCTGGATGGCGATTTCGGGGAGGAACGCCGCACCACCCGAAACCGGGCGGCGGCGGTTCGCGTCAACGCGCGACCGACCGCACCCGGACACGCGGGGTAGTGGTAGTCGTCGTGAAGAAGCGTGTCGCGTTCATGCCAGGCGCGATAGCGGGCCGAACCTGACGGATCAAGTCGTCCGCGAGTGTGGTCAAATCGAGAGCGCCCTGTCGCTGCCGCTGGCCTTTCGAATTGCGGCATTGTTCGAAATGCCGATCGAGGATATATTCACGCCCGATTGAGAGGGAGCCATGAAGCACGTCGCTACATTGTTGCTTGCCTGCCTGCTGGTTGCCGGATGCAACGGGCGGACGGAGGAGCCATCGTACTTCGAGTACGCGCCTCCGCTGTACTGACGCGGGTTGCCACGGCCCCCGCCGGGCGGGCATGGCCGGGGCATGACCGACGAGATCGACTTCTACGAACTGGGCGACGGCCGCCGTATCGCCTTCCGTCACTTCGCGGGTGAGGATGAGGGCGCGCACGACGATGCGCTGCGCCCAACGCTGGTGTTCCTGCCCGGCTACATGTCCGACATGGCCGGGGGGAAAGCCACGGCGATCCATGACTGGGCCGTGGCCCGCGGCCAGCCCTGCTTGCTGCTCGATTATTCGGGCTGCGGGCGCAGCACCGGCGATTTTGCCGATGGTACGCTGTCGCGCTGGTGTGAAGAAGTGCTCGCGCTGGTTCGCGAGCGGGTCGGCGGGCCGGTGATCCTGATCGGTTCGTCGATGGGCGGCTGGCTGATGCTGCTGGCCGGCGAAGCGCTCGGCCCGCGGCTTGCCGGAATGGTCGGGATCGCGGCCGCGCCGGACTTTTCCGACTGGGGCTACAGCGACAGCCAGAAGGCGGAACTCGCCGCCGGGCGCACGGTGCTGGAAGACAACCCCTACGGGCCCGAACCGACGCCGACCCATCCCGGTTTCTGGCAGGATGCGCAGCGCCAGCGCCTTCTCGGGCGAGAGATCGCGATCGATTGCCCGGTGCGTCTGCTGCACGGCCAGGCCGACCCCGACGTTCCGTGGGAAATCAGCCTGCGCACCGCGGCGGCCCTGCGTTCGGATGAGGTACAGGTGACCCTTGTGAAAGGCGGCGATCACCGCCTGTCGCGCGAACAGGATATCGCCCTGCTGTTGCGAACGCTGGACGCACTCCCCATCCAATAGCAGGCAGTAACGATCAGGAGCCTGCCAGATGACCCCGTTTCTTGCTCTTCTGCTTCAGGTCGGCCCTGCGCCGGCGGCGGAGCCGATTTCGCCCCTTCCGCCAGAGATGGAGCAGCAGCGCGCCGACCGAGCGCGTCGCAACGCTGAGGCCGAGGCGGTGCAGCCTGCCAGTCAGCTCGCCCAATGCCTCGCCCGCACCCGGCGCGATCCCGGCGGCGCGGTGGAGGAGGCTGAGGTCTGGCTGGAGGGCGCGCAGGGCGGAGAGCGTGGCGATGCGGGCCAGTGTCTGGGTGTTGCCCAGGCGCAATTGGGGCAAAGTGCGGCGTCGGCCGAAACCTTCCTCGCGGCGCGCGATGCGACCCCGGCGGACGATCGTCGTCTGCGGGCGCTGCGGGGCGCACTGGCCGGCGGAGCATTGCTGGGCGAAGGCGATCCCGCTTCGGCACTGGCGCTTCTCGACAGCGCTCGCGACGATGCCGTGGCCGCCGGTGAAGGCGCGATCGCGGGGCAGATCGCTCTCGATCGCGCGATTGCTCTCGTCGCTCTCGACCGTCCGGCCGATGCGGCGGATGCTCTGGCAGCGGCCCGCGCCGCCTTGCCCGACAATGCGCAGGCCTGGCTGTTGTCGGCGACGCTGTCGCGCCGCTCGGGCGAACTGGCAGAGGCCCAGACCCGGATCGAGCGGGCGGCAGAACTTGCCCCTCTCGATCCGGCGATCGGGTTGGAAGCGGGCGTTATCGCGGCAATGACCGGGCGTGACGAGGCCGCCCGGCGCAGCTGGCGATCGGTGATCGAGATGGCGCCCGACAGCCCGATGGCGGCAACCGCCCAAACCTATCTCGACCGACTGGATGCTGCATGACCGATTTTTCCGTTCTCGACCTCGTTCCCGTGCGCGAAGGCGGCACGCTGGAAGAAGCCTATGCCGCCTCCGCCGCGCTGGCCCGCACGGCCGAAGCAACGGGCTGCAAACGGTTCTGGATCGCCGAACATCACGCGATGGAAGGAATCGGGGGCGGTGCGACTTCGGTCGTCATCGGTCATATCGGCAATGCGACATCGACCATTCGGATCGGCGCGGGCGGGATCATGCTGCCCAACCACAACCCGTTCGTGATCGCCGAACAGTTCGGCACGCTGGCGGCGCTGTTTCCGGGGCGGATCGACCTCGGCCTCGGTCGGGCGCCGGGTGCAGGGCCGGAGCTGCAACGCGCCTTGCGCAAGGATCTCCACCGCGCGGCAGAGCTGTTCCCGCAGGACGTGGCCGAATTGCAGGCCATTCTCGCGGGCGATCCGGAACTGCCGATCCGGCCGACACCGGGATATGGCGCACACGTCGAAATGTGGATGCTCGGCTCCAGCCTCTTCGGCGCGCAGCTCGCGGCGCGGCTGGGTCTGCCCTATGCCTTCGCGAGCCATTTTGCGCCGACGCATCTCGATGCCGCACTCGCGCTCTATCGACGGGATTTTCAACCGTCGGAAACGCTGGAGAAGCCGCATGTCATGGCAGCGATGACGGTGTTCGCTGCCGAAACCGCAGAAGAGGCCGAACTGATCGCTTCGTCGCAGGCGCAAAGCTTCGTCAGGCTGCGTACCGGCAAGCCGGGGCGCCTGCCACCGCCGGTTCCCGGCTATCGCGACAGCCTGCCGCCCCAGGCCCGCGCTATCCTCGACCATATCGGGGAGGCTTCGGCAATCGGCACCCCGGCCGAAATCAAGACGAAGATCGAGGCGTTCATTGCCAGAACCGGAGCGGATGAGATCATGCTGTCGGGCGCAACTTATGCTCCCGAAGCGCGCATCCGTACGCTGGAACTGGTGCATGAGGCGATGGGCTGAACGCCGCGTTCTCGGGCTCGCTCCAGAACGCCGATGTAAACTGGAGCGGGCCGTTGTGAGCCTTTGATGATACGCCCGCCGTAAGGGAAATGCGCTGCGGAAACGCGGCTTGCGGTGCGAACGACTTGGGCGTAGTCGCGCAAGATTATTGCCGCATCGGCGGCGTCTTTGTGCGGGCGTCCAATGCCCGGTGGAGCGATTTCGATGGGTTCCAGTTCAACCGCGCCTTCGGGTAAGTCCCGCCGCGGAAAGGCCGATTCTTCCCCTCTCGTCAAGGCGTTGACCGACCGGATCTGCGATTCGCTGCTGCCCGGCGACACGCCGTTCGCGACCGACAAAGTGCGCGATGCCGCCACGTTCATGCTCGACGCTGCGACGCGCCGCGAACGGGGCGAAGCCTCGATTGCCCTTGCCTCCGACACGGACGAGCGGCGCTTCATGCGGATCGCGCTGGTCAACGACGACATGCCGTTCCTGGTCGATTCGGTCGCAGCGACGATTGCCGCGCAAGGTCTTGCAATCGATCGCCTGGTTCACCCTGTGGTTCACACCCGGCGGGACGAGGATGGAACGCTGCGCGAGATCGCAGCGCAGCGCAGCGACGATACCCGGCGCGAATCGATGATCTACGTCGAAACGGTGCGGATCGACGCGCGCCAGCGGCGCACGCTGGAGCGCGAATTGCGCACGACATTGGCCGACGTCCATGCCGCGGTGGCCGACTGGCCGAAAATGCGCGAAGCGATGCGCGCCGATGCCGGGCGGATCGACGATGCCGAAGGCGCGGAGCTGTTGCGCTGGCTGGAAGGTGGAATGCTGACGCAGCTCGGCCATCTCCGGCGCCATCGCGACGGCAGCCATTCGGGCCTGCTGGGCATTTGCCGCAAGAGCGCGAAGCAGATCCTCGCCGATGCATCATACGATCGCGCGTTCGATTGGTTTGGCGCGGCCGACGAAGGGCGCGAGCTGCTGATCATCAAGGCCAATCGTCTTTCCAACGTCCATCGCCGGGTGCCGCTCGATCTGTTCATCACGCCGATCCGCGAAGGCGGCGAGGTCGTGGCGCTTTCCATCCACGCGGGCGTGTGGACCAGCGCGGCGCTCGCTGCCGTGCCCACGCAAGTGCCGCGCCTGCGTGCGCGCGTTTCCGGTTTGATGGAGAAGTTCGAATTCGACGCCGGCGGCCACGCGGGCAAGGCGCTGGTTCATGCCCTGACGTCCTTGCCGCACGATCTGGTGATCGGGTTTGCGGACGACGATATCGAACGTGTGTCGACCGCGATGATGAGCCTGGTCGACCGTCCGCGCCCCCGGCTGGCGCTGGTCGAGGCGCCGCTGGCCCGGCATCTGTTCGCATTCGTGTGGATGCCGCGCGACATGCTTTCCACCCAGGTGCGCCATCGGATCGAAGGGCTGCTGGAACAAGGCGCCGGGGCGACCATGCTGGACTGGAGCCTGCAGGTCGAAGGCGGCAACCTCGCCATGCTGCGCTTCGTGCTCGATTTGCGCGGTGGCCAGGTTTCCACGCCGGAAGCGGAGCTGGAACGCCAGTTGCAGAAAATGCTGCGCGGCTGGGCCGAAGCGGTCGAGGGCGAACTGGCCGAGCAGATGGAGCCCGGGCGCGCCGCGGCCATCGCGACTCGCTTCGCCGACGCGTTCCCCCCTGCGTACCGGGCAGACTACGGCCCGGCGGAAGCCGCCCTGGACATTGCCCGCATGCGCCATCTCTCGGCGCTGGAATCGGAGTCGACCGGGGGTGCGGCCCTGCAACGCGACGCGCGGCTTTACGCGTTCGATCGCGAAGGCGAGACCGAACTGCGCCTCAAGGTTTACGAGCACGAAGGGGCGTTGCCGCTTTCCGATGCCGTGCCGGCGCTGGAGAATTTCGGTTTCCGCGTGCTGGCGGAAATTCCCACCCCACTCGATGAAGGGCGCCTGGGCACGATCCACGACTTCACGCTCGCCTTGCCGGACGGAGATGCGATCGCACCGCTTCTGAAGCGCGTCGATGCGATAGAGGAAGCGATCGCCGCCGTGCTTAATGGCTGGGCGGAAGACGATCCGTTCAACCGGCTCGTGATCGGCGCCGCGTTGAGCGCGGATCAGGCCAATTGGCTGCGGGCCTTCTATCGCTATCTGCGCCAGGCCGGCGTTAGCTTCACGATCTACACCGTGGTCGATGCGCTCGATCGGGCGCCGGAAGTGACGCGGGCGCTGGCGGATCTGTTCGCCGCGCGCAACGATCCCGATTTTTCGGGCAACCGCGAGGCAGCGACCGCGCAGTGCGAGGATGCGATCAAGCAGGGCCTCGCCAAAGTCGCTGCGATCAACGACGATCGCCTGCTGCGGCTGTACCACGCCGTTATCGGGGCGATCCTGCGGACCAACGCCTTCGCCCCTGCGGGTCAGGAAGCGCTGGCGTTCAAGATCGATTCGCAACTGGTCCCGAACCTGCCCAGGCCAATCCCCTGGCGCGAGATCTTCGTCTATTCGCGCCGCGTCGAAGGCATCCACCTGCGCGCCGGCCCGGTTGCGCGCGGCGGCCTGCGCTGGTCCGACCGGCGAGACGACTTCCGCACCGAAATCCTTGGTCTGATGAAGGCGCAGCGGGTCAAGAACGCGGTGATCGTCCCGACCGGGGCGAAGGGCGGTTTCTATCCCAAGCAGCTTCCCGCCCCCGACAGGGATCGCGCCGCCTGGGCGGCCGAAGGGCAGGCAAGCTACGAGATATTCATCCGCACCCTTCTGTCGGTGACCGACAATCTGGAAGGCGACAAGGTCATCCACCCCCCACGCGTGGTGATCCGGGACGGTGACGATCCCTATTTCGTGGTTGCCGCCGACAAGGGCACGGCACGCTTTTCGGACGTTGCCAACGCACTCGCGGAAAAGCGGGACTTCTGGCTTGGCGATGCTTTCGCAAGCGGCGGTTCGAACGGATACGATCACAAGGCGATGGGCATTACCGCCCGCGGTGCCTGGGTTTCGGTGCAGCGCCATTTCCTCGAAATGGGCATCGACGTGCAAAGCGATTCGGTGCGCGTTGCCGGCTGCGGCGACATGTCGGGCGATGTCTTCGGCAACGGAATGCTGCTGTCGAAGGCGATCCGGCTGGTCGCCGCGTTCGACCATCGGCATATCTTCATCGATCCCGACCCCGATCCCGCGGCGAGCTGGAACGAGCGCAAGCGTCTGTTCGACCTGCCGGCATCGAGCTGGGAAGATTACGACAAGGCCCTGATCTCGAAGGGCGGCGGCGTATGGCCGCGCTCGATGAAGCGCATTCCGCTTTCCGCCGCGATGCGCAAGATGCTGGGCACCGAAGCGAAAGAGATGGAGCCGGAGGCGCTGATCTCCGCCATTCTTCGGGCGGAACTGGATCTCATCTGGTTCGGCGGCATCGGGACGTATGTGAAGAGCCGCGCCGAAAACAACGTTCAGGTCGGCGATCCGGCCAACGATCCCCTGCGCGTCGACGCTGCCGATCTGCGTGCGAAAGTGATCGGCGAAGGGGCGAATCTGGGCGTGACCCAGGCCGCGCGCATCGAATTTGCGCTGCGCGGCGGGCGGATCAACACCGACTTCATCGACAACTCGGCAGGCGTCGACTGTTCGGATAACGAGGTCAACATCAAGATCGCACTGGCCGGCGCGCGTCGGGCAGGGCGGCTTGCCGAGCCGCGCCGAAACGCGCTGCTGGTCGAGATGACGGACGAGGTTGCCGAGCTTGTTCTGGAAGACAACCGTCTTCAGGCGCTGGCCCTGTCGGTTGCCGAACTGGGCGGCGCGAAGGCGACCGCATCGCAGCTGCGCCTGATCGAGACCCTGGAAGACCGCGGCTATCTCGATCGCCGCACGGAAGGGCTGGCCGATGGCGAAGCCCTGGCGCGCCGGGCCAGCGACGGTGCCGGCCTGACGAGACCGGAACTTGCGGTGCTGCTGTCGTCGACCAAGCTGGTGTTGCAGGACGCCATCGAACAGTCGGCATTGCCCGACGATCCCGCGCTCGAAGCCGACCTGCTGGAATATTTCCCGGCACCCATGCGCGGCAAGTTCAAGGCGCAGATCCTCGATCACAGGCTCCGCCGCGAGATTATCGCGACAAGTCTGGCGAACCGGATCGTCAACCGTCTCGGCCTCGTCAATCCGTTCGAGCTGGCCGAGGAAGAGGGGGCCGAACTGGCGCAGGTCGCGGCGGCATTCGTCGCTGCGGAAAAGCTGTTCGGTATTGAGACCCTGTGGGATCGGCTCGATCGCGCCGCCATGCCCGAAACCGCGCGCATCGTCCTGTTCGACCGGGTTGCCACTGCAATGCGCAGCCAGATGGCCGATCTGTTGCGGGCCGGCGTGGGCCGCAGCGGTCCGTCGCAGGTGGTGGAGGAGCTGTCCCGCGGAATTGGCGAACTGGCCGCAGGTACCGAAGGGTTGCTGGCGGCCGAAACGCGCCAGCAATCGGCCAAGATGCGCGCTGCCTTTACCGATAAGGGCGCCCCGGACGACATCGCTGCCGACGTCGCGCACTTGTTCGACATGGATGGCGGCGTTGGCCTTGCCCGTCTCGCGCGGGATGCGGAGATTGGCGCGCGCGCGCTTACCGGTGCCTTCACCGATCTCGGTGCGCGGCTCGGCCTTGACTGGGCGCAGGGCACCGCCGCGCTGATGGACCCGTCGGACGTGTGGGAGCGCCTGCTGGTGGCCGGGCTTGCGCGCGATTTCCAGCAGATGCGGCTCGATTTCCTTCGGCGGCTGTCGCGGCGCAAGGATGCGAAGTCGGATCCGGCGGGCGCGGTTGCGACCTGGGCGGAGGAGAACGCCACCGCGATCCGTCAGTTCCGCGCCATGATCGGGCGCGCGCAGGCACAATCGCCGGTCGCGCCGGCAATGCTCGCGCAGATTGCCAGCCAGGCGCGGAACCTGCTCGGACGGTAGCGTTCCCGGCGGGGCGGGCTTGACCCGGCGGCGGATTTGCCCAAACCCCGCCGCATGGATAGCGCCGATATCGTGATCGTGGGCACAGGGCATGGCGGCGCACAGGCCGCCATCGCCCTGCGCCAGAACGGATTTGCCGGCTCGATCATTATGATCGGGCGCGACAGCGAGCCTCCTTACGAGCGGCCGCCACTGTCGAAAGAGTATCTCGCCGGCGACAAGCCGTTCGAGCGTATCTATATCCGCCCGCCGCAGTTCTGGGCCGACAAGGACGTTACGCTCCGGCTGCGAACGTCCGTGGTGGAAGTCGACGCGCAGGCACACGAACTGGTGCTCTCGGACGAGAGCCGCATTCGATATGGCAAGCTGATCTGGGCCGCTGGCGGCGATCCGCGCCGGCTCCCCTGTCCGGGGGCGGACCTGCCGGGCGTGCACTCGGTCCGCAACCGCGCCGACGTGGACCGGATAATGGCCGAACTCGAGGGCGGGGCACGCCGCGCCGTCGTGATCGGCGGCGGCTATATCGGGCTGGAAGCCGCCGCGGTGCTGCGCAAGCTGGGCTGCGAGGTCACCCTGCTCGAAGCGCTACCCCGCGTCCTTGCCCGTGTCGCTGGGGAAGAACTGTCGCGGTTCTACGAGCAAGAGCACCGCCGCCAGGGCGTCGACATCCGGCTGGAGGCGGCCGTTGAGCGGATCGAGGGGGATGGCAAGGTTGGCGGTGTCGCCCTGGCCGATGGCGAGATCATACCGGCCGATCTGGTCGTCGTCGGGATCGGGATCGTGCCATCGATTGGCCCACTGATCGCTGGCGGCGCGGCGGGGGCAAACGGGGTCGATGTCGATGAATTCTGCCGCACCTCGCTGGATGACGTTTATGCGATCGGAGACTGCGCTGCGCATGCCAACCTCTTTGCCGAAGGTGCTGTGATCCGCCTGGAATCGGTTCAGAACGCGACCGACATGGCCAATGTCGCGGCGAAATCGATCTGCGGCGATGCCTTGCCCTACAAGGCCGTGCCGTGGTTCTGGTCGAACCAGTATGACCTGCGCTTGCAGACCGTCGGCCTGTCGCTCGACTACGACGAGACGGTGCTGCGCGGTGACCCGGAGGCGCGCAAATTTTCAGTGGTCTATCTGCGCGAAGGGCGAGTGATTGCGCTCGATTGCGTCAATGCGACAAGGGACTATGCCCAGGGGCGCAAGCTGGTGGAGGCCGGAACGAGGCCCGAGCGCGAGGCGCTGGCCGACCCGGAGATTTCGCTCAAGGCGCTGGTGTAAGCTCTCGCGCAGCCCATTCGGCTGCTTCGGCGACCACTGGATCGGGATCGTCGGCCAGGGCGCGAACTGCCCCGGCCAGCGCCGGATTGCCGCTGTTGCCCGCCGCGATCAGGCAATTGCGCACGAACCGGTTGCGTCCGATCCGCTTGATCGGAGAGCCGGAAAAAAGCTGCCGGAAGCCCGGATCGTCGAGCGCGAGAAGTTCGGCGAGCCGGGGCGCGACCAGTTCGGCGCGCGGCAGGAAGGCCCGATTGCGCGCCGCCGAATCGGCAAACTTGTTCCACGGGCACACAGCCAGGCAATCGTCGCAGCCGTAGATCCGATTGCCGATTGCCTTGCGGAATTCGTGCGGGATCGGCCCCTTGTGCTCGATCGTGAGGTAGGAAATGCAGCGCCGCGCATCGAGGCGATAGGGTTCGGGAAAGGCATCGGTCGGGCAGGCATCCTGACACGCGCGGCACGATCCGCAGTTGTCGCCATGCGGCTCCGCCGGATCGAGCTCGAGCGTGGTGTAGATCGCGGCAAGGAACAGCCACGATCCGTGTTCGCGGCTGACGAGGTTGGTGTGCTTGCCTTGCCAGCCGATGCCCGCCGCTTCCCCCAGTGGCTTTTCCATCACCGGCGCAGTGTCGACGAAAACCTTGAGCCGGGCATCCGGCGCGCGCGAGGCGAGCCACCGTGCCAGCGCCTTCGCCGCTTTCTTGACCGTATCGTGATAGTCGCGCCCCTGGGCATAGACCGATATGCGCGCGCGTTCCGCATCGCCTTCCAGCGCCAGCGGGTCGTGTGCGGGGGCATAGCTCATGCCCAGCGCGATGACGCTTTTTGCTTCGGGCCACATCGCCTGCGGCCCCTGACGGACCTCGGCCCGGTCTTCCATCCAGCCCATTGTGCCGTGATGTCCGGCGGCGATCCATTCGCGCAGACGCCGGGCGCGCTCGGGATCGTCCGTCGCCGGGGCAATATCGACCGCGACGAAGCCCAGCCGCCGCGCTTCGGCGAGCAGGTCGCCGCGCAATGCCGCATTTTCTCGGGCGTTGGACACGCTAACGGGTTGCTCCCTGCAATGCGCAGCGGCTACCGCGCCAGAATGGAAACCGCGCTAAGCGATCCGCCCCGCGCGGGCAACGATACCGCGCCGCCTGCACCGCTTGCAATCGAGGCGCGCGGCCTGGTCAAGCGATTCGGCGATACCACGGCGGTCGACGGGGTCGATCTGGCCGTGCCCGAAGGGGCGATCTACGGCGTGCTGGGCCCCAATGGTGCGGGGAAAACGACCACGCTGCGGATGCTGTTGGGCATTATCGATCCTGACCAGGGCGTGCGCCGGATGTTCGGGCATGACGATCCGCACGATATCGCCGGGTTGATCGGATACCTGCCCGAGGAACGCGGCCTCTACCCGGCGATGAAGGCCTGCGATGCCATCGCCTTCATGGGCGCGCTGCGCGGAATGGCCCTGTCGGATGCGCGCGAGCGGGGACGTGTGCTGCTGGAAGATCACGGCCTTGGCCATGCGGCGGAAAAGCAGATCCGCCAGCTTTCGAAAGGCATGGCGCAGACGGTGCAATTACTGGGGACGCTGGTCCACAATCCGCGTCTGGTCATTCTGGACGAGCCGTTTTCCGGGCTCGATGCAATCAATCAGGGCAAGCTGGAAGTGCTGATCCGCGGCCTGGCCGCGCGCGGCACCACCGTGATCTTCTCGACCCATGTCATTGCCCATGCGGAGCGCCTTTGCGAAGGCGTGGCGATCATTGCCGGGGGCAGAGTGCCTTATGCCGGATCGGTCGATGCGGCGCGCGATCGCATTCCGGCGCAAGTCCGGCTCGAAACCCGCGCGCGCGAAGGGCGCTGGCGCGAGGCCCTGCCGGCCGATGCCCGGCGC
The nucleotide sequence above comes from Pelagerythrobacter marensis. Encoded proteins:
- the queG gene encoding tRNA epoxyqueuosine(34) reductase QueG codes for the protein MSNARENAALRGDLLAEARRLGFVAVDIAPATDDPERARRLREWIAAGHHGTMGWMEDRAEVRQGPQAMWPEAKSVIALGMSYAPAHDPLALEGDAERARISVYAQGRDYHDTVKKAAKALARWLASRAPDARLKVFVDTAPVMEKPLGEAAGIGWQGKHTNLVSREHGSWLFLAAIYTTLELDPAEPHGDNCGSCRACQDACPTDAFPEPYRLDARRCISYLTIEHKGPIPHEFRKAIGNRIYGCDDCLAVCPWNKFADSAARNRAFLPRAELVAPRLAELLALDDPGFRQLFSGSPIKRIGRNRFVRNCLIAAGNSGNPALAGAVRALADDPDPVVAEAAEWAARELTPAP
- a CDS encoding ABC transporter ATP-binding protein, giving the protein METALSDPPRAGNDTAPPAPLAIEARGLVKRFGDTTAVDGVDLAVPEGAIYGVLGPNGAGKTTTLRMLLGIIDPDQGVRRMFGHDDPHDIAGLIGYLPEERGLYPAMKACDAIAFMGALRGMALSDARERGRVLLEDHGLGHAAEKQIRQLSKGMAQTVQLLGTLVHNPRLVILDEPFSGLDAINQGKLEVLIRGLAARGTTVIFSTHVIAHAERLCEGVAIIAGGRVPYAGSVDAARDRIPAQVRLETRAREGRWREALPADARREGDFWHFSLPDTGIEPLLRALIEGEAGILSLSIERAGLHDAFVHIAGEAAARALEEEGAAEAAA